Sequence from the Caldisericia bacterium genome:
TTTGGTGAAAATATTTTTAAAATAAAAGATATTTATGAGAATGACCCAATTTTTAAAGAAATAGGAGAACCGACTCTTTTCGAAATTTTGACTGCTTTAGCATTTAAATATTTTGAGGAGAATAATGTTGATTTTATTGTTCTTGAAGTTGGTCTTGGAGGAAGATTAGATGCAACAAATATAATTGATAAACCATTAGTTTCAATAATAACAACAATAGATTATGATCATACAGAAATTCTTGGAAATACAATAAAAGAGATTGCTTTTGAAAAAGCAGGGATAATTAAAGAAAATTCGCCAATAGTTACCTCAAAACAAAGAGAAGAAGCAATTGAAGTAATAAAAAATAAAGCAAAAGAATTAAATTCTAAGATTTACATAGAAGGTATTGATTTTATAAATTATAATTTAAATTTTTATAAAGATAGGACTATTTTTTCTTATAAATCAGATAAATATATATTTAAAGATATCGAAATAAAACTCCTTGGTAAATATCAAGTTTCTAATTCATCTTTAGCAATTAAAGCAATCGAAATAATTGAAGAAAAAAATTTTTTTAAATTAAATGAAAAAAAGTTAAGGGAAGGACTTTTTAATAGTTTTATTGCTGGTAGAGGAGAAATAATCGAGAAATTTGGAAAAATCTTTATTATTGATGGCTCGCATAATGTAGTCTCAATTTCAGAACTTAAAGAATTTATTAAAACTTATTTTAATTATGATAAAATTAATTTGATTTTTGGCGTGTTAGGAGATAAGGATATTGAGGGAATTTTAAAGGTTTTAATACCAATAACAGAGAAAGTAATCTTTACTGCTCCTGAAGGAGCAAAAGAGAGAAGAGTACCACCTTTCAAATTAAATGATATTTTCAAAAAATTAAATCCAAACTCTCAAACTTTTGTTTCAAAAAATATTAGAGAAGCATTTGAGGAGTCGTTTAGATTTTTTGATAATAGACCAATTGTTGTAACTGGTTCATTTTATGTTGCTGGTGAATTTAGAACTCTTTTGAATAAATATAATATTTATTAGGAGGTGATTTTGGGAGAAGTTGTTAAAGATATTTTTGAACCACTGATAAAATACACAAATTACTTTTATTTAGTACTTATTCTTTTAAATTTATTGATAGCATATTGGTCATTTCAAGATTCAAAAAAAAGAGGATTTGGTCCATATCTTTGGTTAATTTTAATTCTATTTGGAGGGATTGTTTTTCCATTTATTTATAAATTCATTGCAAATCCCACATGGATATTTCATATTATATCAATTCCAATAGGAGGATTGATTCCACT
This genomic interval carries:
- a CDS encoding folylpolyglutamate synthase/dihydrofolate synthase family protein, with product MFTYFEALEFLGRRERKVIKPGLERIKRLLEILGNPHKNKKIIHIAGTKGKGSTGVFITNLLISHGFKVGLYTSPHLQCFRERISINKKLIESRYFGENIFKIKDIYENDPIFKEIGEPTLFEILTALAFKYFEENNVDFIVLEVGLGGRLDATNIIDKPLVSIITTIDYDHTEILGNTIKEIAFEKAGIIKENSPIVTSKQREEAIEVIKNKAKELNSKIYIEGIDFINYNLNFYKDRTIFSYKSDKYIFKDIEIKLLGKYQVSNSSLAIKAIEIIEEKNFFKLNEKKLREGLFNSFIAGRGEIIEKFGKIFIIDGSHNVVSISELKEFIKTYFNYDKINLIFGVLGDKDIEGILKVLIPITEKVIFTAPEGAKERRVPPFKLNDIFKKLNPNSQTFVSKNIREAFEESFRFFDNRPIVVTGSFYVAGEFRTLLNKYNIY